The following are encoded together in the Streptomyces sp. NBC_00341 genome:
- the polA gene encoding DNA polymerase I: MAETASKKTADNRPRLLLMDGHSLAYRAFFALPAENFTTGAGQPTNAVYGFASMLANTLRDEAPTHFAVAFDVSRKTWRAQEFPEYKANRSKTPDEFKGQVELIGELLDAMHADRFAVDGFEADDVIATLATQAEAAGFEVLIVTGDRDSFQLITDNVTVLYPTKGVSELTRFTPAKVEEKYGLTPRQYPDFAALRGDPSDNLPGIPGVGEKTAAKWINQFGSFDELVERAEEVKGKAGQNFRDHLDAVRLNRRLTEMVRDVALPKTPGDLERAPYDRTAVTGVLDVLEIRNPSLRERLLAVDPGKTEDEAPAPAAGVELDGAVLGAGEVAPWLAEHGGQPLGVATVDTWALGSGTVTEIALAAAGGAAAWFDPTQLDEADEQAFAAWIADAGRPKVMHNAKSAMRVFPEHGWRIEGVSMDTALAAYLVKPGRRSFALDALAVEYLGRELAPAAASDGQLAFGADDRAEADALMAQARAVLDLGDAFTTRLGEVGAAELLHDMELPTSILLARLERHGIAADRAHLEGMEQQFAGAVQQAVKEAHAAVGREFNLGSPKQLQEVLFGELGLPKTKKTKTGFTTDADALAWLAAQTEHELPVIMLRHREQAKLRVTVEGLVKTIGADGRIHTTFNQTVAATGRLSSTDPNLQNIPVRTDEGRAIRRGFVVGEGFETLMTADYSQIELRVMAHLSEDAGLIEAFTSGEDLHTTVASQVFGVEKTAVDPEMRRKIKAMSYGLAYGLSAFGLSQQLNIEAGEARGLMDTYFERFGGVRDYLRRVVEEARATGYTETVFGRRRYLPDLNSDNRQRRETAERMALNAPIQGTAADIVKVAMLQVDRALTEAELTSRMLLQVHDEIVLEIAAGEREQVEGILRHEMSTAVQLRAPLDVSVGVGTDWESAAH; the protein is encoded by the coding sequence GTGGCTGAGACGGCATCGAAGAAGACGGCAGACAACCGACCGCGCCTGCTCCTGATGGACGGGCACTCCCTGGCGTACCGGGCGTTCTTTGCGCTGCCTGCGGAGAATTTCACGACCGGGGCGGGACAGCCGACGAACGCGGTGTACGGCTTCGCGTCGATGCTGGCGAACACGTTGCGTGACGAGGCGCCGACGCATTTCGCGGTGGCGTTCGACGTGTCCCGCAAGACGTGGCGCGCGCAGGAGTTCCCCGAGTACAAGGCGAACCGGTCGAAGACGCCGGACGAGTTCAAGGGGCAGGTCGAGCTGATCGGGGAGCTGCTCGACGCGATGCACGCCGACCGTTTCGCGGTCGACGGCTTCGAGGCGGACGATGTGATCGCGACGCTGGCCACCCAGGCGGAGGCGGCCGGTTTCGAAGTGCTGATCGTCACCGGTGACCGGGATTCGTTCCAGCTGATCACGGACAACGTCACGGTGCTGTACCCGACGAAGGGCGTCTCGGAGCTGACCCGCTTCACCCCGGCGAAGGTCGAGGAGAAGTACGGGCTCACCCCGCGGCAGTACCCGGATTTCGCGGCGCTGCGCGGTGACCCGTCGGACAACCTTCCGGGCATTCCCGGGGTCGGTGAGAAGACGGCCGCGAAGTGGATCAACCAGTTCGGTTCGTTCGACGAGCTGGTGGAGCGGGCCGAGGAGGTCAAGGGCAAGGCCGGGCAGAATTTCCGCGACCATCTGGACGCGGTGCGGCTGAACCGGCGGCTGACCGAGATGGTCCGGGACGTCGCGCTGCCGAAGACCCCCGGTGACCTGGAGCGCGCCCCCTACGACCGCACCGCGGTCACCGGGGTGCTGGATGTGCTGGAGATCCGCAATCCGAGCCTGCGTGAGCGGCTGCTCGCGGTGGACCCGGGCAAGACGGAGGACGAGGCGCCGGCGCCCGCCGCGGGCGTCGAGCTGGACGGCGCGGTGCTGGGCGCGGGCGAGGTCGCCCCGTGGCTGGCCGAGCACGGCGGGCAGCCGCTCGGCGTCGCGACGGTCGACACCTGGGCGCTCGGCAGCGGCACGGTCACCGAGATCGCGCTCGCCGCGGCGGGCGGGGCCGCCGCCTGGTTCGACCCCACGCAGCTGGACGAGGCCGACGAGCAGGCGTTCGCGGCCTGGATCGCGGACGCCGGCCGGCCGAAGGTCATGCACAACGCGAAGAGCGCCATGCGGGTCTTCCCGGAGCACGGCTGGCGGATCGAGGGCGTGTCGATGGACACCGCGCTCGCCGCCTACCTGGTCAAGCCCGGCCGGCGGTCCTTCGCGCTGGACGCCCTCGCGGTGGAGTACCTGGGGCGGGAGCTGGCCCCGGCGGCCGCCTCCGACGGTCAGCTGGCCTTCGGCGCGGACGACCGGGCGGAGGCCGACGCGCTGATGGCGCAGGCCCGTGCGGTCCTGGATCTCGGGGACGCGTTCACCACCCGGCTGGGGGAGGTGGGCGCGGCCGAGCTGCTCCACGACATGGAGCTGCCGACGTCCATCCTGCTGGCCCGCCTGGAGCGGCACGGCATCGCGGCCGACCGGGCCCATCTGGAGGGCATGGAGCAGCAGTTCGCGGGCGCCGTGCAGCAGGCGGTGAAGGAGGCGCACGCGGCGGTGGGCCGGGAGTTCAACCTCGGCTCGCCCAAGCAGCTCCAGGAAGTGCTGTTCGGTGAGCTGGGCCTGCCGAAGACGAAGAAGACGAAGACCGGTTTCACCACGGACGCCGACGCGCTGGCGTGGCTGGCCGCGCAGACGGAGCACGAGCTGCCCGTCATCATGCTGCGCCACCGCGAGCAGGCGAAGCTCCGGGTGACGGTCGAGGGCCTGGTCAAGACGATCGGGGCGGACGGCCGGATCCACACCACGTTCAACCAGACGGTGGCGGCGACCGGCCGGCTGTCCTCGACCGACCCGAATCTGCAGAACATCCCCGTCCGTACGGACGAGGGCCGGGCCATCCGTCGCGGCTTCGTCGTCGGCGAGGGCTTCGAGACGCTGATGACGGCGGACTACAGCCAGATCGAACTGCGGGTGATGGCCCACCTCTCCGAGGACGCGGGCCTGATCGAGGCGTTCACCTCTGGTGAGGACCTGCACACCACGGTCGCCTCGCAGGTCTTCGGGGTCGAGAAGACCGCGGTCGATCCGGAGATGCGGCGCAAGATCAAGGCCATGAGCTACGGGCTGGCCTACGGCCTCTCCGCGTTCGGCCTCTCCCAGCAGCTGAACATCGAGGCGGGCGAGGCCCGGGGCCTGATGGACACCTACTTCGAGCGGTTCGGCGGGGTCCGCGACTATCTGCGCCGGGTGGTGGAGGAGGCCCGCGCCACCGGTTACACGGAGACGGTCTTCGGCCGCCGCCGCTACCTGCCGGACCTGAACAGCGACAACCGCCAGCGCAGGGAGACGGCCGAGCGGATGGCGCTCAACGCCCCGATCCAGGGCACGGCGGCGGACATCGTCAAGGTCGCGATGCTCCAGGTCGACCGGGCGCTCACCGAGGCGGAGCTGACCTCCCGGATGCTCCTCCAGGTGCATGACGAAATCGTGCTGGAGATCGCCGCGGGTGAGCGGGAACAGGTGGAGGGCATCCTGCGCCACGAGATGTCGACCGCGGTGCAGCTGCGGGCGCCGCTCGATGTGTCGGTCGGTGTCGGCACGGACTGGGAGTCCGCGGCGCACTGA
- a CDS encoding FdhF/YdeP family oxidoreductase, translated as MATKPPAGDPVQDAPQVEPAKHAAAGLPAVAHSLRIAQQQMGVRRTAQTLLKVNQKDGFDCPGCAWPEGDKRHTAEFCENGAKAVAEEATLRRVTPDFFAAHSVPDLATRSGYWLGQQGRITQPVYLPEGADHYQAVTWERAFAIIAEELTALDSPDEALFYTSGRTSNEAAFLLQLFAREFGTNNLPDCSNMCHESSGSALTETIGVGKGSVSLEDLHHADLIIVAGQNPGTNHPRMLSALEKAKSAGAKIISVNPLPEAGLERFKNPQTPLGMVKGAALNDLFLQIRIGGDQALFRLLNKLILQTEGAVDETFVAEHTHGYQAFAEAAAEADWDETLTATGLDRAAIEEALAMVLASKRTIVCWAMGLTQHKHSVPTIREVVNFLLLRGNIGRTGAGVCPVRGHSNVQGDRTMGIFERPAPAFLDALDKEFGITSPRHHGYDVVRSIQALRDGDAKVFFAMGGNFVAATPDTHVTEAAMRSARLTVHVSTKVNRSHAVTGTRALILPTLGRTDKDVQAGGKQFVTVEDSMSMVHASRGNLTPASPHLLSEPAIVARLARAVLGPASTTPWEEFEKDYATIRDRISRVVPGFENFNARVAHPGGFTLPHGPRDSRRFPTATGRANFTAAPVEFPELPEGRLLLQTLRSHDQYNTTIYGLDDRYRGIKGGRRVVLVNPYDATALGLTDGAYADLVSEWKDGTERRAPGFRVVHYPTARGCAAAYYPETNVLVPLGSTADTSNTPASKSVVIRFENVH; from the coding sequence ATGGCCACCAAGCCGCCCGCAGGTGATCCGGTCCAGGACGCGCCACAGGTCGAACCGGCCAAACACGCCGCCGCCGGGCTGCCCGCCGTCGCCCACAGCCTGCGCATCGCCCAGCAGCAGATGGGGGTCCGCCGCACCGCGCAGACCCTCCTCAAGGTCAACCAGAAGGACGGCTTCGACTGCCCCGGCTGCGCCTGGCCGGAGGGCGACAAACGGCACACCGCCGAATTCTGCGAGAACGGCGCCAAGGCCGTCGCGGAGGAGGCGACGCTGCGCCGCGTCACCCCGGACTTCTTCGCCGCCCACTCCGTCCCGGACCTCGCCACCCGCAGCGGCTACTGGCTCGGCCAGCAGGGACGCATCACCCAGCCCGTCTACCTGCCGGAAGGCGCCGACCACTACCAGGCCGTGACCTGGGAGCGCGCCTTCGCCATCATCGCCGAGGAACTCACCGCCCTCGACTCCCCCGACGAAGCCCTCTTCTACACCTCCGGACGCACCAGCAACGAGGCCGCGTTCCTCCTCCAGCTGTTCGCCCGCGAATTCGGCACCAACAACCTGCCCGACTGCTCCAACATGTGCCACGAGTCGTCCGGCTCCGCGCTCACGGAGACCATCGGCGTCGGCAAGGGCTCCGTCTCCCTGGAGGACCTGCACCACGCCGACCTGATCATCGTCGCCGGACAGAACCCAGGCACCAACCACCCCCGGATGCTCTCCGCCCTGGAGAAGGCCAAATCCGCCGGCGCGAAGATCATCTCGGTGAACCCGCTGCCCGAGGCCGGCCTCGAACGGTTCAAGAACCCCCAGACCCCCCTCGGCATGGTCAAGGGCGCCGCCCTCAACGACCTCTTCCTCCAGATCCGCATCGGCGGCGACCAGGCCCTCTTCCGACTGCTCAACAAACTGATCCTGCAGACGGAGGGCGCCGTCGACGAGACCTTCGTCGCGGAACACACCCACGGCTACCAGGCGTTCGCCGAAGCCGCCGCAGAAGCCGACTGGGACGAGACCCTCACCGCCACCGGCCTCGACCGCGCCGCCATCGAAGAGGCCCTCGCGATGGTCCTCGCCTCCAAACGCACCATCGTGTGCTGGGCCATGGGACTCACCCAGCACAAGCACTCCGTGCCGACCATCCGCGAAGTCGTCAACTTCCTTCTCCTGCGCGGCAACATCGGCCGCACCGGCGCCGGAGTCTGCCCCGTGCGCGGCCACTCCAACGTCCAGGGCGACCGCACCATGGGCATCTTCGAACGGCCCGCCCCCGCCTTCCTCGACGCCCTCGACAAGGAATTCGGCATCACCTCACCACGCCACCACGGCTACGACGTGGTCCGCTCCATCCAGGCCCTGCGCGACGGCGACGCCAAGGTCTTCTTCGCCATGGGCGGCAACTTCGTCGCCGCCACCCCCGACACCCACGTCACAGAGGCCGCCATGCGCAGCGCCCGCCTCACCGTGCACGTCTCCACCAAGGTCAACCGCTCCCACGCCGTCACCGGCACCCGCGCCCTGATCCTGCCCACCCTGGGCCGCACCGACAAGGACGTCCAGGCCGGCGGCAAGCAGTTCGTCACCGTCGAGGACTCCATGAGCATGGTGCACGCCTCCCGCGGCAACCTCACCCCCGCCAGCCCCCACCTGCTCTCCGAACCCGCCATCGTCGCCCGCCTCGCCCGCGCCGTCCTCGGACCCGCCTCCACCACCCCCTGGGAGGAGTTCGAGAAGGACTACGCCACGATCCGCGACCGCATCTCCCGCGTCGTCCCCGGCTTCGAGAACTTCAACGCACGCGTCGCCCACCCCGGCGGATTCACCCTCCCGCACGGCCCCCGCGACTCCCGCCGCTTCCCCACCGCCACCGGCAGGGCCAACTTCACCGCCGCCCCCGTCGAGTTCCCCGAACTCCCCGAAGGACGACTGCTGTTGCAGACCCTGCGCTCCCACGACCAGTACAACACCACCATCTACGGCCTCGACGACCGCTACCGAGGCATCAAGGGCGGCCGACGCGTCGTCCTCGTCAACCCCTACGACGCCACCGCCCTCGGCCTCACCGACGGCGCCTACGCCGACCTCGTCAGCGAGTGGAAGGACGGAACCGAACGGCGCGCCCCCGGCTTCCGCGTCGTCCACTACCCCACCGCCCGGGGCTGCGCCGCCGCCTACTACCCCGAGACCAACGTCCTGGTCCCCCTCGGCTCCACCGCCGACACCAGCAACACCCCCGCCAGCAAATCCGTCGTGATCCGCTTCGAGAACGTCCACTGA
- a CDS encoding PaaI family thioesterase, with protein sequence MGEHTTPKFPQEIIDEYAALGVDLPALFSAGHLGERMGVRIVEAAADRVVGTMPVEGNTQPYGLLHGGASAVLAETLGSVGAMLHGGATKLAVGVDLNCTHHRGARSGLVTGVATPVHRGRTTATYEIVITDEHDKRVCTARLTCLLRDAPKNAPEVTPKGETA encoded by the coding sequence ATGGGCGAGCACACCACACCCAAGTTCCCCCAGGAGATCATCGACGAGTACGCCGCCCTCGGCGTCGACCTCCCCGCCCTGTTCTCCGCCGGACACCTCGGCGAACGCATGGGCGTCCGGATCGTCGAGGCCGCCGCGGACCGCGTCGTCGGCACCATGCCCGTCGAGGGCAACACCCAGCCCTACGGACTCCTACACGGCGGCGCCTCCGCCGTCCTCGCCGAGACCCTCGGCTCCGTCGGCGCCATGCTCCACGGCGGCGCCACCAAACTCGCCGTCGGCGTCGACCTGAACTGCACCCACCACCGAGGGGCCCGCAGCGGCCTCGTCACCGGCGTCGCCACCCCCGTACACCGCGGCCGCACCACCGCCACGTACGAGATCGTCATCACCGACGAGCACGACAAGCGCGTCTGCACCGCCCGACTCACCTGCCTCCTGCGTGACGCACCGAAGAACGCACCGGAGGTCACACCCAAGGGCGAAACCGCCTGA
- a CDS encoding branched-chain amino acid ABC transporter substrate-binding protein produces the protein MLILTTVLTTGALTLTACGSRDDDKKSSDSGGTQTVVIGVDAPITGDLSALGLGIKNSADLAAKTANKAKTVPGINFVVKPLDDQAQPSVGQQNAQKFIDDDTVLGVVGPLNSGVSQSMQKPLNDASLTQVSPANTGTELTQGENWKTGDKKRPFKTFFRTATTDQIQGAFAAKYLYNNAKIKQVYLIDDQKPYGAGLAASFKATFTKLGGKISGADHINPDDRDFNAVVTKVKKSGAKAVYYGGEYPAGAPLSQQLKDSVKIPLMGGDGMYSADFIKLNKKAQGDIATSVGKPVEELDSAKDFIANYKTAGYKDAYEAYGGGTYDATWSIIEAVKIAVADNDGKLPDDAREKVLAAMDKVKFDGVTGPVSFDEFGDTTNTMMTAYQVDGGKWASKLSEVYKP, from the coding sequence TTGCTCATCCTCACCACAGTGCTCACCACAGGAGCACTGACACTCACCGCCTGCGGGTCGCGCGACGACGACAAGAAGAGCAGCGACAGCGGCGGCACCCAGACCGTCGTCATCGGCGTCGACGCACCCATCACCGGTGACCTCTCCGCGCTCGGCCTCGGCATCAAGAACTCCGCCGACCTCGCCGCCAAAACGGCGAACAAGGCCAAGACCGTCCCCGGCATCAACTTCGTCGTCAAGCCCCTCGACGACCAGGCCCAGCCCTCCGTCGGCCAGCAGAACGCCCAGAAGTTCATCGACGACGACACCGTCCTCGGCGTCGTCGGCCCCCTGAACTCCGGCGTCTCCCAGTCGATGCAGAAGCCGCTCAACGACGCCAGCCTCACCCAGGTCTCCCCCGCCAACACGGGCACCGAACTGACCCAGGGCGAGAACTGGAAGACCGGCGACAAGAAGCGCCCCTTCAAGACCTTCTTCCGTACCGCCACCACGGACCAGATCCAGGGCGCCTTCGCGGCGAAGTACCTCTACAACAACGCGAAGATCAAGCAGGTCTACCTCATCGACGACCAGAAGCCCTACGGCGCCGGTCTCGCAGCCTCCTTCAAGGCGACCTTCACCAAGCTCGGCGGCAAGATCTCCGGCGCGGACCACATCAACCCCGACGACCGCGACTTCAACGCCGTCGTCACCAAGGTCAAGAAGTCCGGCGCCAAGGCCGTCTACTACGGCGGCGAGTACCCCGCCGGCGCACCCCTGAGCCAGCAGCTCAAGGACAGCGTCAAGATCCCCCTCATGGGCGGCGACGGCATGTACAGCGCCGACTTCATCAAGCTCAACAAGAAGGCCCAGGGCGACATCGCCACCTCCGTCGGCAAGCCCGTCGAGGAACTCGACTCCGCCAAGGACTTCATCGCGAACTACAAGACGGCCGGATACAAGGACGCCTACGAGGCCTACGGCGGCGGCACCTACGACGCCACCTGGTCCATCATCGAGGCCGTCAAGATCGCCGTCGCCGACAACGACGGCAAGCTCCCCGACGACGCCCGCGAAAAGGTCCTCGCCGCCATGGACAAGGTCAAGTTCGACGGCGTCACCGGCCCCGTCTCCTTCGACGAGTTCGGCGACACCACCAACACCATGATGACCGCCTACCAGGTCGACGGCGGAAAGTGGGCCTCCAAGCTCAGCGAGGTCTACAAGCCGTAA
- a CDS encoding branched-chain amino acid ABC transporter permease, whose product MHELPQQLANGLILGAMYGLIAIGYTMVYGIIQLINFAHGEIFMIGGFGALTVYLWMPAGANLLAIIPLMIIGGVICSVAISAAAERFAYRPLRNAPRLAPLITAIGLSLALQQAIWKWYPDAKKDRSFPQFKGDALDIFGAHIQRGDLFVLISAPICMIALGLFVSKTRAGRGMQATSQDPDTAKLMGINTDRIIVMAFAIGAAFAAVAAVAYGLKNGQIGFKMGFIMGLKAFTAAVLGGIGNIYGAMLGGVVLGIAESLATGYMSDVPGMELFGGGAWKDVWAFVLLIIVLLLRPQGLLGERVADRA is encoded by the coding sequence GTGCACGAACTGCCGCAACAGCTGGCCAATGGACTCATCCTCGGCGCGATGTACGGTCTCATCGCGATCGGTTACACGATGGTCTACGGAATCATCCAGCTCATCAACTTCGCCCACGGCGAGATCTTCATGATCGGAGGCTTCGGAGCCCTCACCGTCTACCTCTGGATGCCGGCCGGCGCCAACCTCCTCGCAATCATCCCCCTCATGATCATCGGCGGCGTCATCTGCTCCGTCGCCATCAGCGCAGCCGCCGAACGCTTCGCCTACCGGCCCCTGCGCAACGCACCACGACTCGCCCCCCTCATCACCGCCATCGGCCTCTCCCTCGCCCTCCAGCAAGCCATCTGGAAGTGGTACCCGGACGCCAAGAAGGACCGCTCCTTCCCCCAGTTCAAGGGCGACGCCCTCGACATCTTCGGCGCCCACATCCAGCGCGGCGACCTCTTCGTCCTCATCAGCGCACCCATCTGCATGATCGCCCTCGGCCTCTTCGTCTCCAAGACCCGCGCCGGCCGCGGCATGCAGGCCACCAGCCAGGACCCCGACACCGCCAAGCTCATGGGCATCAACACCGACCGCATCATCGTCATGGCCTTCGCCATCGGTGCCGCGTTCGCAGCCGTCGCCGCCGTCGCCTACGGGCTCAAAAACGGCCAGATCGGCTTCAAAATGGGCTTCATCATGGGCCTCAAAGCCTTCACCGCAGCCGTACTCGGCGGAATCGGCAACATCTACGGCGCCATGCTCGGCGGCGTCGTACTCGGCATCGCCGAATCACTCGCCACCGGCTACATGAGCGACGTTCCCGGCATGGAACTCTTCGGCGGCGGCGCCTGGAAGGACGTATGGGCCTTCGTCCTCCTCATCATCGTCCTGCTGCTCCGCCCCCAGGGCCTGCTCGGCGAACGCGTCGCGGATCGGGCGTGA
- a CDS encoding branched-chain amino acid ABC transporter permease, whose protein sequence is MTTNTTTEITPVLPVPTSAARAATTAGSALTLASTFLAWTWTDAFPGDLTVTGYPGGLQVLTLISAALTLLLALSGYGIRGLGWLNPSGSNNAVLFLALGTFATTWFAVIAITVDLGGLANLEPGAYAAAIASLIALLATLGLPLDRKTQASLPKLQMKLPLRIFLILVLGVGTVALLFRIYRVIRIGKIDRNLPRVKPLPAWAEILTIVIAFGVGLFIFAYGIDTDYTELFIGFLITAAFAFTALNRAGLISRITALTSKHRNITLTAALVAAVCFPFTQQKEEYALIGANILIFATVALGLNVVVGLAGLLDLGYVAFLGVGAYAAALVSGSTMSAIGVEFPFWAAILTGAGASLIFGVLIGAPTLRLRGDYLAIVTLGFGEIFRLTVNNLNGNSGPDLTNGSQGIPSIPDLNLFGIDFGLKHDIGGFTLGRSANYYLLMLVFTAVVVLVFRRSGESRIGRAWVAIREDETAATAMGINAFRLKLLAFALGATLAGLAGTVQSHVNYTVTPEQYQFAGPVPPNSAFLLAAVILGGMGTLSGPLVGAALLYLIPAKLQFMQDYQLFLFGIALILLMRLRPEGLVADRRKQLEFHETDQLDVPEPRKSDDVDAGIAKAGA, encoded by the coding sequence ATGACCACCAACACCACCACCGAGATCACGCCCGTACTCCCCGTGCCCACGTCGGCCGCCCGTGCGGCCACCACAGCCGGATCCGCGCTGACCCTCGCCTCGACGTTCCTCGCCTGGACCTGGACCGACGCATTCCCCGGAGACCTCACCGTCACCGGCTACCCCGGCGGCCTCCAGGTCCTCACCCTCATCAGCGCCGCACTCACCCTGCTCCTCGCACTCTCCGGGTACGGCATCCGAGGCCTCGGCTGGCTCAACCCCTCCGGCAGCAACAACGCCGTCCTCTTCCTGGCCCTCGGCACCTTCGCCACCACCTGGTTCGCCGTCATCGCCATCACGGTCGACCTCGGTGGCCTCGCCAACCTCGAACCCGGCGCATACGCCGCCGCGATAGCCAGCCTCATCGCCCTCCTCGCCACCCTCGGGCTCCCGCTGGACCGCAAAACCCAGGCGTCCCTCCCCAAGCTCCAGATGAAGCTGCCCCTGCGCATCTTCCTCATCCTGGTGCTCGGCGTGGGCACCGTCGCGCTCCTCTTCCGGATCTACCGCGTCATCCGGATCGGCAAGATCGACCGCAACCTCCCCCGCGTAAAGCCCCTGCCCGCCTGGGCCGAAATCCTCACCATCGTCATAGCCTTCGGCGTCGGCCTCTTCATCTTCGCCTACGGCATCGACACCGACTACACCGAACTCTTCATCGGCTTCCTCATCACCGCCGCCTTCGCCTTCACCGCACTGAACCGCGCCGGACTCATCTCCCGCATCACCGCGCTGACCTCGAAGCACCGCAACATCACCCTCACCGCCGCCCTCGTCGCAGCAGTCTGCTTCCCCTTCACGCAGCAGAAAGAGGAATACGCGCTCATCGGCGCCAACATCCTCATCTTCGCGACCGTGGCACTCGGCCTGAACGTCGTCGTCGGCCTCGCCGGCCTCCTCGACCTCGGCTACGTCGCCTTCCTCGGCGTCGGCGCCTACGCCGCCGCCCTGGTCTCCGGCTCCACCATGTCGGCCATCGGCGTCGAATTCCCCTTCTGGGCAGCCATCCTCACCGGCGCCGGAGCCTCACTCATCTTCGGCGTCCTCATCGGCGCCCCCACCCTGCGACTACGCGGCGACTACCTCGCCATCGTCACGCTCGGCTTCGGTGAAATCTTCCGCCTCACCGTGAACAACCTCAACGGCAACAGCGGACCCGACCTCACCAACGGCTCCCAGGGCATCCCGAGCATCCCCGACCTCAACCTCTTCGGGATCGACTTCGGACTCAAGCACGACATCGGCGGCTTCACCCTCGGCAGGTCCGCCAACTACTACCTGCTCATGCTCGTCTTCACCGCCGTCGTCGTCCTCGTCTTCCGCCGCTCCGGAGAATCCCGCATCGGCCGCGCCTGGGTCGCCATCCGCGAGGACGAGACCGCCGCCACCGCCATGGGCATCAACGCCTTCCGGCTCAAGCTCCTCGCCTTCGCCCTCGGCGCCACCCTCGCCGGACTCGCCGGAACCGTGCAGTCACACGTCAACTACACGGTGACACCCGAGCAGTACCAGTTCGCCGGCCCCGTACCCCCGAACTCCGCGTTCCTCCTCGCCGCCGTCATCCTCGGCGGCATGGGAACCCTCAGCGGACCCCTCGTCGGCGCCGCACTGCTCTACCTCATCCCGGCCAAGCTCCAGTTCATGCAGGACTACCAGCTCTTCCTCTTCGGCATCGCACTCATCCTCCTGATGCGCCTGCGCCCCGAAGGACTGGTCGCCGACCGCAGGAAGCAGCTCGAATTCCACGAGACCGACCAGCTCGACGTACCGGAACCGCGGAAGTCCGACGACGTCGACGCCGGCATCGCCAAGGCGGGGGCGTGA
- a CDS encoding ABC transporter ATP-binding protein, which translates to MTTTTKTGTPVLDASGVTMRFGGLTAVHNVDLTVNAGEIVGLIGPNGAGKTTFFNCLTGLYVPTEGKVRYKGTVLPPKPHLVTQAGIARTFQNIRLFANMTVLENVLVGRHTRTKEGLWSALLRLPGFTKAENASRERAMELLEFIGLQDKADHLARNLPYGDQRKLEIARALASDPGLLLLDEPTAGMNPQETRVTEELIFAIRDQGIAVLVIEHDMRFIFNLCDRVTVLVQGEKLVEGTSDVVQSDERVVAAYLGTPFEGAPGAEEIAEVEAAEAVATKSTTTTTDTTSTEEEDTR; encoded by the coding sequence ATGACCACCACCACGAAAACCGGCACCCCCGTGCTCGACGCCAGCGGCGTCACCATGCGGTTCGGCGGCCTCACCGCCGTCCACAACGTCGACCTCACCGTCAACGCAGGTGAGATCGTCGGCCTCATCGGCCCCAACGGCGCCGGAAAGACCACCTTCTTCAACTGCCTCACCGGCCTCTACGTCCCCACCGAGGGCAAGGTCCGCTACAAGGGCACCGTCCTGCCGCCCAAGCCCCACCTCGTCACCCAGGCAGGCATCGCCCGCACCTTCCAGAACATCCGGCTCTTCGCCAACATGACCGTCCTGGAGAACGTCCTCGTCGGACGCCACACCAGGACCAAGGAAGGCCTCTGGTCCGCCCTCCTGCGCCTCCCCGGCTTCACCAAGGCCGAGAACGCCAGCCGGGAACGCGCCATGGAACTCCTGGAGTTCATCGGCCTCCAGGACAAGGCCGACCACCTCGCGCGCAACCTCCCCTACGGAGACCAGCGCAAGCTGGAAATCGCCCGCGCACTCGCCAGCGACCCCGGCCTCCTCCTCCTGGACGAGCCCACCGCCGGCATGAACCCGCAGGAAACCCGGGTCACGGAAGAGCTCATCTTCGCCATCCGCGACCAGGGCATCGCCGTACTCGTCATCGAGCACGACATGCGCTTCATCTTCAACCTCTGCGACCGCGTCACCGTGCTCGTCCAGGGCGAGAAGCTCGTCGAAGGCACCTCCGACGTCGTCCAGAGCGACGAACGCGTCGTCGCCGCCTACCTCGGCACCCCCTTCGAAGGCGCCCCCGGCGCCGAGGAGATCGCCGAGGTCGAAGCCGCCGAGGCCGTCGCCACCAAGAGCACCACAACCACCACCGACACCACCAGCACCGAGGAGGAGGACACCCGATGA